One Candidatus Saccharibacteria bacterium RAAC3_TM7_1 genomic region harbors:
- a CDS encoding hypothetical protein (RAAC3_TM7_1_226) translates to MSSHESEAFVDLGYTPDEDKDRLHAERLARQKIDKVTDDKQRRAVRRRRPSGNVRSFESDRDHADEMAVLPPGLSEEPYDGESILGVDAKQMAHLIARRALTKS, encoded by the coding sequence ATGAGCAGTCACGAAAGCGAAGCATTTGTCGACCTCGGCTATACACCAGACGAGGATAAAGACAGGCTGCACGCTGAGCGGCTAGCACGCCAGAAAATTGACAAAGTGACCGATGATAAGCAGCGCCGAGCAGTTCGTAGGCGCCGACCTTCGGGGAATGTGCGCAGCTTTGAAAGTGACCGTGACCACGCTGATGAAATGGCTGTCTTGCCACCAGGACTCAGCGAGGAACCCTACGACGGTGAGTCGATACTGGGCGTGGACGCAAAGCAGATGGCTCATCTTATAGCGCGGCGCGCGCTAACCAAGAGCTAG
- a CDS encoding hypothetical protein (RAAC3_TM7_1_233) produces MQINDYSTQAISTDLYKGKHEIDSHAMLEKMFGLCGETGEFAEKIKKIIRDNDGKATDEHKKELAKELGDILWYVNSVGIYLGYSLEEIAQMNLDKVLSRKARGVTKGSGDNR; encoded by the coding sequence ATGCAAATAAACGATTACTCTACTCAAGCCATCAGTACCGATTTATACAAAGGCAAGCACGAGATCGATAGTCACGCCATGCTCGAAAAGATGTTTGGTCTGTGCGGTGAGACGGGGGAGTTCGCTGAAAAAATCAAGAAAATCATTCGCGACAACGACGGCAAGGCAACCGACGAACACAAAAAAGAACTCGCTAAAGAACTCGGTGATATCTTGTGGTACGTCAACTCCGTTGGTATCTACCTGGGCTACTCACTCGAAGAAATCGCCCAGATGAACCTCGATAAAGTCTTGTCACGAAAAGCCCGCGGCGTCACCAAAGGCAGCGGCGACAATCGCTAA
- a CDS encoding hypothetical protein (RAAC3_TM7_1_231) produces the protein MLKSFIHRLLLRRHFWRYATFDEVAELYASRTMRLFALRMVTVFTSIYLLQEHYSLVFLALFWAAFYGYKTLFAWPAALIIARIGPKHSTLVSNILAGISMVFLPLLPEYHLWALGLWWIFQASSTCLYDLSYMVDFSKVKNVEHAGKEIAYMNILEKVASGVSPILGGFLAFVAGPEIVMIIAAVLFLLAAVPLFRTGEPVKTHQTLDFQGFPWRTTWRSFVAEVGVGIDVFATGTGWTLFMAVIVFAGDGDEIYAKVGLLSAVSLVAALAASYSFGKLIDRRKGGVLLKFSTIFNSFIHLMRAFISTPTSVVLANIMNEAGTTGYSMAFTRGLFDAADSSGKRLAYLYIIEIMVNFGASFAALILAAIFALYSGELGLRVFFVVTAGLTLLIMTPRFMLYRR, from the coding sequence ATGCTAAAATCATTCATCCATCGTCTGCTACTGCGGCGTCATTTCTGGCGCTATGCTACCTTTGATGAAGTTGCTGAGCTCTATGCTTCGCGTACAATGCGTTTGTTTGCTCTGCGTATGGTGACGGTTTTTACCTCTATCTATCTGTTGCAGGAACACTATAGCCTCGTATTCTTAGCTCTTTTCTGGGCAGCGTTTTATGGCTATAAAACTCTCTTCGCCTGGCCCGCGGCACTCATTATTGCCAGAATTGGTCCAAAACATAGCACGCTAGTGAGCAATATTTTAGCGGGAATCAGTATGGTCTTCTTGCCACTGTTACCCGAGTATCACCTATGGGCGCTGGGTCTGTGGTGGATATTCCAGGCTTCATCGACCTGTCTCTATGACCTTAGCTACATGGTAGATTTCTCGAAAGTGAAGAATGTAGAGCATGCCGGCAAAGAAATCGCCTATATGAATATATTGGAAAAAGTCGCTTCCGGCGTCAGCCCGATCCTGGGAGGCTTTTTGGCGTTCGTAGCGGGGCCAGAAATCGTCATGATTATCGCAGCCGTACTCTTTTTGCTCGCCGCAGTACCGCTTTTTAGGACAGGTGAACCCGTAAAGACGCATCAAACACTTGATTTTCAAGGGTTTCCGTGGCGAACGACCTGGCGAAGCTTCGTCGCGGAAGTGGGAGTGGGGATCGACGTCTTTGCGACCGGAACAGGCTGGACGCTATTTATGGCGGTGATTGTTTTCGCTGGTGACGGAGACGAAATTTACGCCAAAGTCGGTCTACTGAGCGCTGTTTCGCTGGTGGCTGCCTTGGCAGCGTCGTATAGCTTTGGAAAACTGATCGATCGCCGTAAGGGCGGTGTGTTACTAAAATTCAGCACCATCTTTAATTCATTCATCCACCTCATGCGAGCATTTATCTCGACACCGACGAGCGTCGTCCTCGCCAATATTATGAATGAAGCCGGCACCACTGGCTATTCGATGGCGTTCACGCGTGGTCTGTTTGACGCGGCGGATTCATCGGGGAAACGGCTTGCCTACTTGTATATTATTGAAATAATGGTAAACTTTGGCGCGAGCTTCGCTGCACTCATCCTTGCGGCGATCTTTGCCTTGTATTCGGGCGAGCTGGGGCTCCGAGTATTCTTCGTGGTTACAGCCGGGCTGACGCTCCTTATCATGACACCGCGTTTCATGCTCTATCGGCGCTGA
- a CDS encoding UDP-N-acetylmuramate-L-alanine ligase (RAAC3_TM7_1_232): protein MFDYTTDMRIYFAGIGGVGLGPLAEIAADAGYEVSGSDPTSSLMTSQLQKRGVVVEPSQDGAFLAQTHALTPIQWFVYSASLPSDHPELQMARKLGLRMTKRDEFLAYIIKEKNLKLIAIAGTHGKTTTTGMMVWVLKQLGIPVSYAVGTTLSFGPSGKYDKDSQYFVYECDEFDRNMLAFHPDLSLITSLGYDHSDTYPFEQDYQAAFAQFIEQSGHTIGWFHDLSKLPFISAEKAWQLHDEEVLDFSLTGIHNRQNATLVAKACEYLSSQGNLFPEASAAQASADAVSTEAWREAAEENNVAEVSMRVINTFPGTNRRFEKLADNLYSDYGHHPEEIAATLQMARELSDHVVLVYQPHQNVRQHEVVDQYTDCFSEAEKVYWLPTYLSREDPSLTVLTPKELSANVTNREVVEIADLNDALWQAIQAARDAGKLVLCMGAGSIDEWLRHQLAIH, encoded by the coding sequence ATGTTCGATTATACTACAGATATGAGAATTTATTTCGCTGGTATCGGTGGCGTCGGCCTCGGGCCGTTAGCCGAAATTGCGGCTGACGCCGGCTACGAAGTTAGCGGCAGCGACCCTACGAGCAGCTTGATGACGAGCCAGCTACAAAAACGAGGTGTTGTTGTTGAACCTTCCCAGGATGGCGCTTTCTTGGCTCAAACTCACGCGCTTACCCCCATCCAATGGTTCGTCTACAGTGCTTCTCTACCGAGCGATCACCCGGAGCTTCAGATGGCTAGAAAGCTCGGCTTACGCATGACTAAACGCGACGAATTTCTGGCATATATTATCAAAGAAAAGAACCTGAAGCTTATCGCCATCGCCGGCACACACGGCAAGACCACCACCACTGGCATGATGGTCTGGGTACTCAAGCAGCTTGGTATCCCGGTGAGTTACGCCGTCGGCACCACGCTCAGCTTTGGACCAAGCGGAAAGTATGATAAAGATAGCCAGTATTTCGTCTACGAATGCGATGAGTTCGACCGCAACATGCTTGCGTTTCATCCAGATCTTTCGCTTATTACGTCGCTTGGCTACGACCACAGTGACACCTACCCATTTGAGCAAGATTACCAAGCGGCGTTTGCTCAGTTTATCGAACAGTCCGGCCATACGATCGGCTGGTTCCATGACCTTTCAAAACTGCCGTTTATATCTGCCGAGAAAGCCTGGCAGCTACATGATGAAGAGGTACTGGACTTCTCGCTTACTGGCATTCACAACCGTCAAAATGCAACACTGGTAGCAAAAGCGTGCGAGTATTTATCCTCACAAGGCAACTTATTTCCTGAAGCATCTGCAGCCCAAGCTTCAGCTGATGCGGTCTCAACAGAAGCTTGGCGCGAAGCTGCTGAAGAAAATAACGTTGCTGAAGTGAGTATGCGTGTCATCAACACGTTTCCCGGCACCAATCGTCGCTTCGAGAAACTGGCCGACAATCTATACAGCGATTACGGCCACCACCCGGAAGAGATTGCTGCTACACTGCAGATGGCTCGCGAATTATCCGACCATGTCGTACTCGTCTACCAACCACACCAAAACGTCCGCCAGCACGAAGTTGTCGACCAATACACTGACTGCTTTTCTGAAGCCGAAAAGGTTTATTGGCTACCAACTTATCTCAGTCGCGAAGATCCGAGTCTCACTGTACTGACGCCGAAAGAACTATCAGCTAATGTGACAAACCGTGAGGTGGTTGAAATTGCCGATCTCAACGATGCATTGTGGCAAGCCATCCAAGCTGCCCGTGACGCTGGCAAACTCGTCCTCTGCATGGGCGCTGGATCGATCGACGAGTGGCTCCGTCATCAATTAGCCATTCATTAG
- a CDS encoding Nodulation ATP-binding protein I (RAAC3_TM7_1_228), with translation MSERAARSSPRDDSEAFLCLFLWRTPLGRCIIAKDMMVEVKDLKKRYGDKQAVDGVSFSVKKGEIFGILGPNGAGKTTTLEMMEALRPIDSGSVSINGIDVAKDSQKIKYLIGVQPQSPAFQDKTKLKEVIEMFAAAYGEKVDAMQFLRDVELEEKANSYVEDLSGGQKQRLSITTALVHGPKVFFLDEPTTGLDPQARRHLWDLIKQVRERGISVIMTTHYMDEAEILCDRIAIMDAGKIIAIDTPKNLVKALLKRGFTKKQQVEQANLEDVFIDLTGKDLREGE, from the coding sequence ATGTCCGAGCGAGCGGCCCGCAGTAGCCCTCGTGATGACAGCGAGGCTTTTTTGTGCCTTTTTCTCTGGCGAACCCCTCTAGGCAGATGTATAATAGCTAAAGATATGATGGTAGAAGTAAAAGATCTTAAGAAGCGCTACGGCGATAAGCAAGCGGTCGATGGCGTCAGTTTCAGTGTCAAAAAGGGTGAAATTTTTGGTATCCTCGGTCCCAACGGCGCTGGTAAAACTACAACGCTCGAAATGATGGAAGCGCTCCGGCCGATTGACAGTGGCAGTGTCTCGATTAATGGAATAGATGTGGCAAAAGACTCGCAAAAAATCAAATACCTGATCGGTGTCCAGCCACAATCTCCAGCTTTTCAAGATAAGACGAAACTCAAAGAAGTCATTGAAATGTTTGCCGCTGCCTACGGCGAGAAAGTTGATGCGATGCAGTTCCTGCGCGACGTCGAGCTGGAAGAAAAGGCGAATAGCTACGTCGAAGATCTCTCGGGCGGTCAAAAACAGCGCCTCAGTATTACCACTGCGCTGGTGCACGGTCCAAAGGTATTTTTCCTTGACGAACCGACCACTGGCCTTGACCCGCAGGCACGCCGCCACCTCTGGGATTTAATCAAACAAGTCCGCGAGAGAGGCATTAGTGTTATCATGACAACCCACTACATGGACGAAGCCGAAATCCTATGCGATCGGATCGCTATCATGGATGCCGGCAAGATCATTGCCATCGATACGCCGAAAAACCTCGTCAAAGCACTGCTAAAACGCGGCTTTACCAAGAAACAACAGGTTGAGCAAGCTAATCTTGAGGACGTCTTTATCGACCTGACCGGCAAAGATCTAAGAGAGGGCGAATAA
- a CDS encoding hypothetical protein (RAAC3_TM7_1_230) codes for MENKRTVRRSIKELQRIKTWQLVLLVILFGLISATFLRLNNIGMIERRTAVLNADEQGDATAIQQRLYDLQRHSGTHMNADSGVVYLEGQYRRDTQKAIQMASASSKDNINAKADATCKQQYSGYSQAYVQCFASELAKYPAGYYGSKKAQLPDPSLYRHEFASPLWSPDFAGFSLLISAFLGLLIFLRLLGLALLRMMLQKHYQSI; via the coding sequence GTGGAGAATAAACGAACAGTAAGGCGAAGCATCAAGGAGTTGCAGCGTATTAAGACGTGGCAGCTTGTCCTCTTGGTGATCTTGTTTGGCTTGATCTCGGCGACCTTCCTACGACTGAATAATATCGGTATGATCGAGCGTCGCACCGCTGTACTCAATGCCGATGAACAAGGCGACGCGACGGCGATCCAGCAACGCCTTTATGATTTGCAGCGCCATTCGGGCACACATATGAATGCGGACAGCGGTGTGGTCTATCTGGAAGGGCAGTATAGGCGCGATACCCAAAAAGCTATTCAGATGGCAAGCGCCAGCAGCAAAGATAATATCAATGCAAAGGCGGATGCAACGTGCAAACAGCAATACAGTGGTTATTCGCAGGCCTATGTTCAGTGTTTTGCGAGCGAGCTTGCCAAGTATCCGGCCGGCTATTATGGTTCGAAAAAAGCCCAGTTGCCCGACCCTAGCCTCTATCGCCATGAGTTTGCCAGTCCCCTGTGGTCGCCTGATTTTGCCGGCTTCTCACTCCTTATCAGTGCCTTTTTAGGCTTGCTGATTTTTCTCCGTTTGCTTGGCCTAGCGCTACTACGGATGATGCTCCAGAAACACTACCAAAGTATTTAA
- a CDS encoding ABC-2 type transporter (RAAC3_TM7_1_227) — protein MNRSLYTVMTFVRINTRRFFRDKLAIFFTIGFPLIFLFVFGGLNSGSGDVSFNIALINKSDSVVAKQFEGKLKDGKVLKVNKDVKTLDEAKAKMSRSEIDATIVLPAGFGGIQKGDTFPSGQAEVVYTQNNQQSGTALTSILDAQFKQMNAQFVPTKAPFTVKGKELNERSLSAFDYTFAGLLGFAIIGMGIFGPVNVFPELKKMGILRRLSTTPLKVWQYFLSTMIGQAAIGLLSIAVMFVVAIVVFHLQVVGSYLELSIFLILGIITILGIGLALGGWAKNERQAAPLSNIVVFPMMFLSGTFFPRFLMPEWLQNISGFLPLTPVIDGIRLITTEGKHLVDLGPQIGLLAIWLVIIYAIAFKVFRWE, from the coding sequence ATGAACCGCTCACTCTATACAGTCATGACTTTTGTGCGTATCAACACACGCCGCTTTTTCCGTGACAAACTGGCGATCTTCTTTACGATTGGTTTTCCGCTGATCTTCTTGTTCGTCTTCGGTGGCCTCAATAGTGGCAGCGGCGATGTCTCGTTCAATATAGCTCTTATCAACAAGTCTGATAGTGTGGTGGCGAAGCAATTCGAGGGCAAGTTAAAAGATGGCAAAGTCCTCAAGGTAAATAAAGACGTCAAAACGCTCGATGAAGCCAAAGCGAAAATGAGCCGCTCAGAGATCGACGCCACGATCGTGCTACCGGCAGGATTTGGTGGGATTCAAAAGGGCGATACGTTCCCAAGCGGACAAGCCGAGGTGGTCTATACACAGAATAACCAGCAGTCGGGTACGGCGCTGACGTCGATTCTCGATGCTCAGTTCAAGCAGATGAATGCCCAGTTTGTACCAACCAAGGCACCGTTTACCGTGAAGGGCAAGGAGCTTAACGAAAGAAGCCTCTCGGCCTTTGATTATACTTTTGCCGGCCTGCTTGGTTTTGCCATCATCGGCATGGGTATTTTTGGTCCGGTCAACGTCTTCCCAGAGCTTAAGAAAATGGGGATTCTCCGTCGCCTCAGCACCACACCGCTCAAAGTCTGGCAATATTTTTTGTCGACCATGATTGGTCAAGCGGCAATCGGCCTACTGAGCATTGCTGTTATGTTTGTGGTTGCCATCGTCGTCTTCCACTTGCAAGTAGTGGGAAGCTACCTTGAGCTCAGTATCTTTTTGATCCTCGGAATTATCACTATCCTCGGTATCGGTCTGGCGTTGGGCGGCTGGGCGAAAAATGAGCGACAGGCAGCACCACTGTCAAACATCGTCGTCTTTCCGATGATGTTCCTCTCTGGTACATTTTTCCCACGCTTTCTGATGCCGGAATGGTTGCAGAACATTTCCGGCTTCCTGCCCCTGACCCCAGTGATCGACGGCATTCGCCTGATCACCACCGAAGGTAAGCACTTGGTTGATCTTGGTCCGCAGATTGGCTTACTGGCGATTTGGCTGGTTATTATCTACGCTATCGCTTTCAAAGTCTTCCGCTGGGAATAG
- a CDS encoding hypothetical protein (RAAC3_TM7_1_229) yields the protein MAYKHTNSKGVTYYLHKTDVTLRGGKPQTIYFFAKVEKNEKGTPTDLPADRVVKENPRNGFLTVSKKK from the coding sequence ATGGCTTACAAACACACTAACTCGAAGGGCGTCACCTACTACCTGCACAAGACCGATGTCACGCTCCGTGGTGGTAAACCACAAACTATCTACTTCTTCGCGAAGGTAGAGAAAAACGAAAAAGGTACTCCAACCGACCTGCCAGCAGACCGCGTTGTCAAAGAAAACCCACGCAACGGTTTCCTGACTGTTTCTAAGAAAAAATAA